In a genomic window of Wyeomyia smithii strain HCP4-BCI-WySm-NY-G18 chromosome 1, ASM2978416v1, whole genome shotgun sequence:
- the LOC129717957 gene encoding doublesex- and mab-3-related transcription factor A2-like: protein MGTQLEMLPPGKIYGMTVTDPCPSPQIELTSTMEISPTSSGNKIAMSSDVIEAKTNNVTVSQSALDMLSQLFPHRKRSVLELILKRCDLDLLKAIEQCSKNNPSSAFKPPLSSASHITHHQLPFNSPSPPNYPSLIAYPKWLLPMSIPVPMGHLAPRCTLPNCVMCVHHPV, encoded by the exons ATGGGTACTCAATTAGAAATGCTCCCACCCGGCAAAATTTACGGAATGACTGTAACGGACCCTTGTCCATCCCCACAGATAGAGCTAACTTCGACAATGGAAATTTCCCCCACGTCGTCTGGTAATAAAATCGCAATGAGTTCTGATGTAATTGAAG caaaaacaaACAACGTAACCGTTTCTCAAAGTGCTTTAGATATGCTATCTCAACTTTTTCCACACAGGAAGCGATCCGTACTTGAGTTAATTTTGAAGCGATGTGATTTAGATTTATTGAAAGCAATAGAGCAGTGCagtaaaaataatccatctAGCGCTTTCAAACCACCACTTTCATCAGCATCGCATATCACACACCATCAG CTACCGTTTAACTCACCAAGTCCTCCAAACTATCCATCGTTGATTGCTTATCCAAAATGGTTACTTCCCATGTCTATCCCAGTACCTATGGGACATTTAGCACCGAGATGTACTCTACCAAACTGCGTGATGTGTGTACATCATCCAGtatga